One window of Akkermansia biwaensis genomic DNA carries:
- a CDS encoding FeoA family protein has protein sequence MTTQRTLRDAAIGDTVTVSKLSGAGHIKRRIMDMGVTKGTQLFIRKVAPLGDPIEVTVRGYELSIRKSEAENIHIS, from the coding sequence ATGACAACGCAACGTACACTACGGGATGCAGCCATCGGGGATACGGTCACCGTCAGCAAGCTGTCCGGGGCAGGCCACATTAAAAGGCGCATCATGGATATGGGGGTAACCAAAGGCACGCAACTCTTCATCCGCAAAGTAGCGCCCCTGGGAGATCCCATTGAAGTCACCGTCCGCGGCTACGAACTTTCCATCCGCAAATCGGAAGCCGAAAACATTCACATCAGCTAA
- a CDS encoding FeoA family protein, with product MPLSMLNIGDIRHVNKIHGKNDTRHFLESLGFVAGTTVSVVSECDGNLIVNIKESRIALSKLLASKIFVS from the coding sequence ATGCCACTCTCCATGCTCAATATCGGCGATATCCGCCACGTCAACAAGATTCACGGCAAGAACGACACCAGGCACTTTCTGGAAAGCCTGGGGTTCGTAGCCGGTACCACGGTCTCCGTCGTCTCGGAATGCGACGGGAACCTGATCGTCAACATCAAGGAATCCAGGATAGCACTCAGCAAATTGCTTGCCAGCAAGATTTTCGTCTCCTGA
- a CDS encoding cytochrome c peroxidase, producing MSKTRSFLQAGAILGGTVIVTAAVAPLFLPNQNTKDLTSAEAAEITAHTMDTKCADCHRPGTEVPGLVNTLSGGLLARHMRDGQRSYNMEEPLSAVTLSKLEHVLQTGSMPPTSYTMVHWGSTLTPLEKAAMQKWIRDERLKIFGDMVGEEYAISPIAPIPDKLPADPAKVELGYKLFHDVRLSTDNTVSCATCHSLEKAGTDNLATSTGVRGQKGGINAPTVFNAAFHTKQFWDGRAANLQEQAGGPPLNPVEMGYEHPDDWNKIAAKLNADTAFAAEFKKVYPQGFTGETITNAIAEYEKTLITPNSPFDRYLKGDENAISENAKKGYRLFLKLGCQTCHTGPAMGGQSFEYADLKGDFFGGRAKTNDDNGLMNFTKKETDKHRFRVPTLRNVELTWPYMHDASAQTLEEAITKMYHYQLGYDKLDKTEVRLLVAFLKTLTGEYQGKPVRGEVCPAP from the coding sequence ATGAGTAAAACACGTTCCTTCCTCCAGGCCGGAGCCATTCTGGGCGGCACCGTCATCGTGACGGCCGCCGTCGCCCCGCTGTTCCTGCCCAATCAGAACACGAAAGATTTGACGTCCGCCGAAGCGGCGGAAATTACCGCCCATACCATGGATACCAAGTGCGCGGACTGCCACAGGCCCGGCACCGAGGTTCCGGGACTGGTGAACACCCTTTCCGGCGGCCTTCTCGCCCGCCACATGAGGGACGGCCAGCGCAGCTACAACATGGAGGAACCGCTCTCCGCCGTCACCCTCTCCAAACTGGAGCACGTGCTCCAGACCGGCTCCATGCCCCCCACCTCCTATACCATGGTTCACTGGGGCAGCACGCTCACTCCCCTGGAAAAAGCGGCCATGCAGAAGTGGATCAGGGACGAGCGCCTGAAGATCTTCGGCGACATGGTGGGCGAGGAATACGCCATTTCCCCCATCGCACCCATCCCGGACAAGCTGCCCGCAGACCCGGCCAAGGTGGAATTGGGCTACAAGCTGTTCCATGACGTACGGCTCTCCACGGACAATACCGTTTCCTGCGCAACCTGCCATTCCCTGGAAAAGGCAGGCACGGACAACCTGGCCACTTCCACGGGCGTACGCGGCCAGAAGGGCGGCATCAACGCTCCCACAGTCTTTAACGCCGCCTTCCACACCAAGCAGTTCTGGGACGGCCGCGCCGCCAACCTCCAGGAACAGGCCGGCGGTCCTCCCCTGAACCCCGTGGAAATGGGTTACGAACACCCGGACGACTGGAACAAAATAGCCGCCAAGCTGAATGCGGACACCGCCTTTGCCGCGGAGTTCAAGAAGGTCTATCCCCAGGGGTTCACCGGAGAAACTATCACCAACGCCATCGCGGAATATGAAAAAACCCTCATTACGCCGAACAGCCCGTTCGACCGCTACTTGAAGGGTGATGAAAACGCCATCAGCGAGAACGCCAAGAAGGGCTACCGCCTGTTCCTCAAGCTGGGCTGCCAAACGTGCCACACCGGTCCCGCCATGGGCGGCCAATCCTTTGAATACGCCGACCTCAAGGGCGACTTCTTCGGTGGCCGCGCCAAGACCAACGACGACAACGGCCTGATGAACTTCACCAAGAAGGAAACGGACAAGCACAGATTCCGCGTTCCCACCCTTCGCAACGTGGAGCTCACCTGGCCCTACATGCACGACGCCTCCGCCCAGACGCTGGAAGAAGCCATTACCAAAATGTACCACTACCAGCTTGGTTACGACAAGCTGGACAAAACCGAAGTGCGTCTGCTGGTCGCCTTCCTGAAAACCTTGACGGGTGAATATCAGGGCAAGCCCGTCCGGGGTGAAGTATGCCCCGCTCCGTAA
- the lipA gene encoding lipoyl synthase produces the protein MFPGGPPAGQGEKETSRRTSLLPAGGWRESPRINHFAFAKKADSRQANGSMEPRHDNETTGDTERKPSWIKVRLPNGREFWDVKQLVEGKNLFTVCEEAHCPNRYECWNQGTATFMIAGERCTRACAYCAVKTAKPFPLDPEEPRHVADAVVHMKLRHAVITMVTRDDLPDGAAAHFAEVIRAVRKVSPSTIIEVLASDLNEKAASIQTLMAARPHIFGHNLETVERLTPIVRFRAQYRRSLRVLKMALDCVNGKVATKSGIMLGLGETEDELFQSMDDLLEHGVTVLTLGQYLRPTRNHLPVVRYIHPDDFARYEEIARAKGFRHVASGPLVRSSYHAANFKPEADVLEAINEDLRKAGEL, from the coding sequence ATTTTTCCGGGAGGCCCGCCTGCTGGCCAGGGAGAAAAGGAAACAAGCCGGAGAACTTCCCTCCTCCCCGCAGGAGGATGGCGGGAAAGCCCCCGAATAAACCACTTTGCATTTGCCAAAAAGGCCGACTCACGGCAAGCTAACGGTTCTATGGAACCCCGGCACGACAACGAAACTACGGGCGACACGGAACGCAAGCCCTCCTGGATCAAGGTACGCCTGCCCAACGGCAGGGAATTCTGGGACGTCAAGCAGCTCGTGGAAGGCAAAAACCTGTTTACCGTCTGCGAGGAAGCCCACTGCCCCAACCGTTACGAATGTTGGAACCAGGGCACGGCCACGTTCATGATCGCCGGGGAGCGCTGCACGCGCGCCTGCGCCTATTGCGCCGTCAAGACGGCCAAACCCTTCCCTCTTGATCCGGAAGAACCCCGCCATGTGGCGGACGCCGTCGTGCATATGAAGTTGCGCCACGCCGTCATCACCATGGTGACCCGGGACGACCTGCCGGACGGCGCGGCCGCCCACTTTGCCGAGGTCATCCGCGCCGTCAGAAAAGTCAGCCCGTCCACCATCATTGAAGTCCTGGCTTCAGACCTGAATGAAAAAGCCGCCTCCATCCAGACGCTGATGGCTGCGCGCCCGCACATTTTCGGCCACAATCTGGAAACGGTGGAACGCCTTACCCCCATCGTGCGCTTCCGTGCCCAGTACCGCCGCTCCCTGCGCGTCCTGAAAATGGCGCTGGACTGCGTAAACGGGAAAGTGGCGACCAAGAGCGGTATCATGCTGGGCCTGGGAGAAACGGAGGACGAGCTGTTCCAGTCCATGGACGATCTGCTGGAACACGGTGTCACGGTGCTGACCCTGGGCCAGTATCTGCGGCCCACGCGTAACCACCTGCCGGTGGTCCGGTACATCCATCCGGACGACTTCGCGCGGTATGAGGAAATAGCCCGCGCCAAAGGGTTCAGGCATGTGGCGTCCGGCCCGCTTGTCCGCAGTTCCTACCACGCCGCCAATTTCAAACCGGAGGCGGACGTTCTGGAAGCCATCAACGAAGATTTGAGAAAGGCGGGAGAACTTTAG
- the tadA gene encoding tRNA adenosine(34) deaminase TadA: MINAAMMEMPGSDEWFMRQAMKEARKALARGEVPIGAVVVRDGHVIARGWNQVETLKDATAHAEMIALTAAQEALGDWRLEGCTLYVTKEPCPMCAGAIVHCRPDRVVFGCPDAKTGAAGGWINLLDSNPPLNHRCEVQSGVLGEECLYHLQQFFREARLLAREKRKQAGELPSSPQEDGGKAPE, translated from the coding sequence ATGATAAACGCCGCAATGATGGAAATGCCCGGTTCGGACGAGTGGTTCATGCGCCAAGCGATGAAGGAAGCCAGAAAAGCCCTGGCCAGGGGGGAAGTGCCCATCGGAGCCGTCGTGGTCAGGGACGGCCATGTGATCGCCCGCGGCTGGAACCAGGTGGAAACGCTCAAGGACGCCACGGCGCATGCGGAAATGATCGCCCTGACGGCCGCCCAGGAAGCCCTGGGGGACTGGCGGCTGGAAGGCTGCACCCTGTACGTCACCAAGGAGCCGTGCCCCATGTGCGCGGGAGCCATCGTGCACTGCCGCCCGGACCGTGTGGTATTCGGCTGTCCGGACGCCAAGACGGGAGCCGCCGGAGGGTGGATCAACCTCCTGGACTCCAATCCCCCCCTCAACCACAGGTGCGAGGTGCAGTCCGGAGTGCTGGGGGAGGAATGCCTGTACCACCTGCAGCAATTTTTCCGGGAGGCCCGCCTGCTGGCCAGGGAGAAAAGGAAACAAGCCGGAGAACTTCCCTCCTCCCCGCAGGAGGATGGCGGGAAAGCCCCCGAATAA
- a CDS encoding ROK family protein, translating to MSFSEPCALAVDFGGTSIKMGVTAGDRILATADRIPTTMFESPQAIIDAMVATALGLREQFPTACVMGMGMPGWCDYYKGVLYQLTNVKVWDHEIPVKEMMERAVGLPVVLDNDANCMAYAEWKLGAGRGMSSLVCLTMGTGIGGGIVLHDRILRGRRISAAEFGQTSIHYQGKTGPFGNRGAIEEYIGNNELAAEAVRRYAGAGIDKKVDECTPRDLDVAARAGCPVALQLWEDTAEILACLIMNLMYTLVPDAFIIGGGVAKAGDLLMKSLLANLRAQMFPLLMEDLVILPARFGSEAGLLGAGAMAMDEFLGHGVLERFKRE from the coding sequence ATGAGCTTTTCAGAACCCTGCGCACTGGCCGTGGACTTTGGCGGAACCAGCATCAAGATGGGCGTCACGGCGGGCGACCGCATTCTGGCAACTGCCGACCGCATTCCAACCACCATGTTTGAAAGCCCCCAGGCGATCATTGACGCCATGGTCGCGACGGCACTGGGCCTGCGCGAGCAATTTCCCACCGCCTGCGTGATGGGGATGGGCATGCCGGGATGGTGCGACTATTACAAGGGGGTGCTCTACCAGCTTACCAACGTGAAGGTGTGGGACCATGAAATCCCGGTCAAGGAAATGATGGAGCGCGCGGTGGGGCTTCCCGTCGTGCTGGACAACGACGCCAACTGCATGGCCTATGCGGAATGGAAGCTGGGGGCCGGCCGCGGCATGTCCAGCCTGGTGTGCCTCACCATGGGAACGGGCATAGGGGGCGGCATCGTGCTGCACGACCGCATCCTGCGGGGCAGGCGGATTTCCGCAGCGGAGTTCGGGCAGACGAGTATTCATTACCAGGGGAAGACGGGGCCCTTCGGCAACCGCGGCGCCATTGAGGAATACATCGGCAACAATGAATTGGCGGCGGAGGCCGTCAGACGGTATGCGGGAGCGGGCATTGACAAAAAGGTGGACGAATGCACTCCGCGGGACCTGGACGTCGCCGCCCGCGCCGGGTGCCCCGTGGCCCTGCAATTGTGGGAGGATACCGCGGAAATACTGGCCTGCCTGATCATGAACCTGATGTACACGCTGGTGCCGGACGCCTTCATCATTGGCGGCGGCGTGGCCAAGGCCGGGGACTTGCTGATGAAGTCCTTGCTGGCCAATCTCAGGGCCCAGATGTTCCCGCTGCTGATGGAGGATCTGGTGATCCTGCCTGCCCGGTTCGGCTCGGAAGCCGGGCTGCTGGGAGCCGGCGC